Genomic DNA from Acidisoma sp. PAMC 29798:
ACTGCTCGCTGGCCTGATCCAGATCCTGTTCGGCCTGTTGCGACTGGAGGTGCTGATGCGGTTCGTCTCCCGCTCCGTGCGCACCGGCTTCGTCAATGCCCTGGCGATCCTGATCTTTTCGGCGCAGGTGCCCCAGATGCTGGGCGTCGATTGGCATACCTACGCCATGATCGCTGGGGGTCTGGCCATCATCTATCTGGCGCCACGCCTCACGACGGCGATCCCCTCGCCCTTGATCTGCATCGTCGGGCTCACCGCCCTTGCGGCCTTGGTGCCGATGCCGCTGCGCACCGTGGCCGATCTCGGGCGCCTGCCGTCCAGCCTGCCGTCGCTGCTCTGGCCGCAGGTGCCCGCAACCTGGGCGACGCTGGAGATCATCGCCCCCTATGCGCTGGCCATGGCCATGGTCGGGCTGCTGGAATCGATGATGACCGCCAGCGTGGTGGACGACATCACCGAAACGACTAGCAGCAAAGGCCGGGAATGCGTCGGCCTGGGCCTCGCCAATGTCGCGGCGGGCCTGTTCGGCGGCATCGCCGGCTGCGGCATGATCGGCCAGACGGTCGGCAACCTCCGCTATGGCGGGCGGGGCCGCCTGTCCACACTGGTCGCCGGCGTCTTCCTGCTGCTGCTGATGGTCGCCTTGCGGCCCTGGATCGCGCGCGTGCCGGTGGCGGCGCTGGTCGCCATCATGATCATGGTCTCCATCAGCACCTTTTCCTGGACCTCGCTGCGCACCCTGGTCACCCATCCCAAAGTCTCCTCCGTCGTCATGCTGGCGACGGTGGCGGTGGTGGTCGCGACCAAGGATCTGGCCTTGGGAGTCTGCGTGGGTGTGCTGCTCAGCGGTGTCTTCTTCGCCTTCAAGGTGATGCGGCTGATGCGGGTCGAGAGCCGGCTGGACGAGGCGACCGACACGCGCATCTATACCGTCAGCGGCCAGATCTTCTTCGCCTCGGCCGATCTTTTCGCCGATGCTTTCGACCTGCGGGACAAGGCAGCGCGCGTACGGATCGATTTGCGTGATGCAGTTTTATGGGATGTCACGGCGGTCACGGCGCTGGAGGGCGTGGTCGGTAAAATGAGGCGCCACGGCAAGGCGGTGGAGGTTGTCGGGCTCGATGCCGCCAGCGCGACCCTGGTGCGACGACATAGCGGCCTCAACCTCGCCTGACACATTTCACCCCGTTTGGACCTTGCGGTAGCGCGCTAGCTGGCGTTCTTGCCCCCCAGACACGTTACAACGGCCCGACGCGTCGAGGAAAAAGCATCATGGTTAAACGTCGCAAAGAGGAAGAGATCGTCGGGGTCCTCGAATTCGAGGGCAAGAGCGCGGAAGATCCCGAAGTTCTGGGCTGGCTCGCCGAGCATAAATCCAAGAATGGCGGCAAGGTCCGTCTGAGCCAAGGCGCCAAGGGCGTGCGCGTCATGTTCAGCAAGGACGCGGACATGGCCCATTGGAAGGCCCGCTCCGACAAGCTCGCCAAAGCGAAGAAGACGCCCGCCCTCTAGGTCGGCTCCCGCAGCCACCGGAGTTTTAGCGCGTGCAAGCGCGCCAACATATCCATTTGACTCAATTAAACGATCTGATTAGCGTAATAACGAGAAATAGCTTAGATCGCTGGGGGTAATGCCGCGTGACCCCAATGGAGACTGTAGATGCCGACAGCCGGTGACCACCATGTGCCTCTTTCACCGCGCACCCGGCGTCGGGCCCTGACGGCGGGGCTTATCGCTCTCGGTCTTTTCGTGCTCGCTCTCGTCGCTCATGCCCATGCGGAGACGCCGCTGACCATTGCCGGCACGCCGGGCCCGATGGCCGAGGTTCTCAACCACGCAGCGGACCTCGCCAAGAAACAGGGCCTGGACGTGAAGGTCATCCAGTTTTCCGATTGGGTGACGCCGAATGTCGCAGTGTCGGAAGGCTCGGTGGAGGCCAATCTGTACCAGCACAAGCCGTTCCTCGCCGCAGCCATCAAGGCGCGGCATTTCAACCTGGTGGCCGTGGCTCCTGCGGTGATCCTGCCGATGGGTCTGTTCTCCCATAAGATCAAAACCCTCACAGACCTGAAGGACGGCGACCAGGTCGCGGTCGCGAATGATCCGGTCAACCGCGCGCGGGGCCTGCAGCTTTATGCCAAGGCCGGGCTGATTACGCTGACACCGGGCGTCGGCGATGCCGCGAGCCTGAAGGACGTGACCTCCAACCCGAGACATCTTCAGTTCATCGAATTGCCGGCGCCGCAACTGGCGCGCGCCTTGGATGACGTGAAGGTCGCCCAGGTCAGCTACACCTTCCTGATCGCCTCGGGCGGCGATCCGAGATCCGTGCTGATCGAGGATGGCGCCAACAACCCGCATTACGCCCTGCAATTCGTCAGCCGCCCGCAGGACGCGACCGATCCGAAGCTGCTGAGGTTCATCAGGATCTTTCAGTCCGATGATGAGCGCGCCTTCATCCTAAAAAGCTTCGGCGGCGCGATCACCCCGGCCTGGTGAGGGGGGCTCCGATCGTGGACCAAGGCCTGTTCGACCCTGCGCCCGCAGCGTGGAGTCCTGAGACGGAAACGCCGCTGCTGAAGGTTGCGGGCGTGTCGCGCCGGTTTGGCGCGACAGCGGCGCTGCATGACGTGTCCTTCAGCCTCGGCCGAGGTCAGGTGCTCGGCATCATTGGCCGATCGGGCGCCGGGAAATCCACGCTCATTCGCTGCCTCAATGGTTTGGAGCGGCCGGATAGCGGCACCATCGCGATTGAGGGGCGGGAGGTGCAGGACCTCACCGAAAGCCAGTGGCAGACCGAACGCCGACGCATCGGCATGATCTTCCAGCACTTCAATCTTCTGTCCTCGCGCACGGCGCTCGAGAACGTCGCCCTGCCGCTGAAACTTGCCGGGGTGAAGCGCGGCGCGCGTCTGCGCCGCGCGGCGGACCTGCTCGATCTCGTCGGCCTCGGTGACAAGGGCCGCGCCTATCCTGCGAAACTTTCGGGCGGCCAGAAGCAGCGCGTCGGCATCGCGCGGGCACTCGCCTCCGATCCCGCGCTGCTACTGTGCGACGAGGCGACATCGGCGCTGGACCCCGAGACGACGGTCTCGATCCTCGGCCTCCTGCGGAAGATCAACCGGGAGATGGGCCTGACCATCGTGCTCATCACCCATGAGATGAACGTCGCGCGTCGCATCGCCGACCGGGTGATGGTGCTGGCGAGCGGCCGTGTGGTCGAGGAAGGGCCCGTGCGGAATGTTCTGACCGATCCTCAGGCGGAGGAGACGCAGATCTTGCTGCGCGCCGCAGCCCTCGGTTTCGCGGATGGGGAGGGCATCTGATGTTCGCGAATGTTTCCTCTGCCGAGGTGATGACCGCGCTCGGCCAGACGCTGGAGATGGTGGGTGTCGCCGGCCTGATCGGCTTCATCTGCGGCCTGCCGCTGGCCCTGCTGCTGGTCGCGACATCGCGCAATGGCATCGCGCCGCAGACCGGCATCAATCGCGTGCTCGGCGGCATCGTCAACGGTGTCCGCTCCGTGCCCTTCATCATCCTGCTGGTGGCGCTGATTCCGCTGACGCGGCTGATCGCCGGTAGCTCGATTGGCACAGTGGCCGCCATCGTGCCGCTAGCGATCGGCGCCACGCCTTATTTCGCGCGCATCGCCGAAGTGTCCTTGCGCGACGTCGATAGCGGATTGGTGGAAGCGGTGCGCGCCATGGGCGGCTCGCGGCTCGCCATCATGCGGGAGGTGTTGGTCCCCGAAGCATTGCCCGGCCTTGTCGCGGGTTTTGTGGTGACCTTGGTGACGCTGATCGGCTCCTCCGCCATGGCGGGCGTGGTGGGTGCCGGCGGCCTCGGCGATCTCGCCATCCGCTACGGCTATGACGAATTCGACACCGGCGTGATTATCGTGGTCGTCGCCGTCTTGATCGTGCTTGTCTGCGGCGTTCAGTTCCTGGGCGACCGGCTGGCCGCGCGCTTCGATCATCGTTGAAGGAAGCCCCTGTCATGGACCATTCCGCACCGGACCTGCCTGCCGTGGCGCCGCCTCTTCCCCTGCCGCGTGTTCGGCCGCCTGTCTTGACCACGACGGCGGAGGTGATCGCCGCGGCACATGACTTCGCGGCGTCGATTAAGGATGGCGCGGCCGAGCGGGATCGCGAGCGCATCCTGCCGATCGCGGAGATCGAGCGCTTTTCGGCGAGTGGCCTCTGGGGTCTGTGCGTGCCGCGTGTCTATGGCGGCCCGGAACATTCCTGGGTGACGATCACGGAAGTCATTCGCATCGTCTCGGCGGCGGATCCCTCGATCGGACAGATTCCGCAAAACCACTACGCCTTTCTCAATCTCATGCGCGTCGAGCCGGATGAGGCGCGCAAGCGCTATTTCTACGAGCGGGTGCAGGAGGGTTATCGCTTCGGCAATGCGCTCGCCGAAATCGGTACCAAGACGGCCGCCGATTGGAAGACCCGCATCTGGCAGGATGGCGACGACTATGTGCTGGACGGCACCAAGTTCTACTGCACCGGCGCCTTGTTCGCGCATCTGGTGCCGGTGGTGATGCGAACCGAGGCCGGCGCCATCATCCGCGCCATCGTGCCGCGCGATGCGCCGGGCCTGACGGTGATCGACGACTGGTCGGGCTTCGGGCAGCGCACCACGGCAAGCGGCACCGTGCGGCTCGATCATGTGCGTGTGCCCGCCTTCAACCTCATCGGCTTGAACGGGCTCGGCGATGGTCCGAGCGTCTATGGCCCCGTCGCGCAGATCCTGCAGGCGGCGATCGATGCGGGCATCGCGGCCGGCGCACTCACCGATACGATCGACTTCGTGCGTACGCGGGCGCGGCCTTGGATCGACAGCGGTCGCGATCGCGCGGGGGATGATCCGCTCACCATCACGCAAATTGGCGATACGC
This window encodes:
- a CDS encoding SfnB family sulfur acquisition oxidoreductase yields the protein MDHSAPDLPAVAPPLPLPRVRPPVLTTTAEVIAAAHDFAASIKDGAAERDRERILPIAEIERFSASGLWGLCVPRVYGGPEHSWVTITEVIRIVSAADPSIGQIPQNHYAFLNLMRVEPDEARKRYFYERVQEGYRFGNALAEIGTKTAADWKTRIWQDGDDYVLDGTKFYCTGALFAHLVPVVMRTEAGAIIRAIVPRDAPGLTVIDDWSGFGQRTTASGTVRLDHVRVPAFNLIGLNGLGDGPSVYGPVAQILQAAIDAGIAAGALTDTIDFVRTRARPWIDSGRDRAGDDPLTITQIGDTQIRLHAAELMLERAGRIIDEALLDENAESIARASIAVAEAKVVTTEIALHASNSLFELAGTSATLGKHNFDRHWRNARVHTLHDPVRWKYYAVGDYTLNGTPPPVHSWI
- a CDS encoding methionine ABC transporter ATP-binding protein, translating into MDQGLFDPAPAAWSPETETPLLKVAGVSRRFGATAALHDVSFSLGRGQVLGIIGRSGAGKSTLIRCLNGLERPDSGTIAIEGREVQDLTESQWQTERRRIGMIFQHFNLLSSRTALENVALPLKLAGVKRGARLRRAADLLDLVGLGDKGRAYPAKLSGGQKQRVGIARALASDPALLLCDEATSALDPETTVSILGLLRKINREMGLTIVLITHEMNVARRIADRVMVLASGRVVEEGPVRNVLTDPQAEETQILLRAAALGFADGEGI
- a CDS encoding MetQ/NlpA family ABC transporter substrate-binding protein, translating into MPTAGDHHVPLSPRTRRRALTAGLIALGLFVLALVAHAHAETPLTIAGTPGPMAEVLNHAADLAKKQGLDVKVIQFSDWVTPNVAVSEGSVEANLYQHKPFLAAAIKARHFNLVAVAPAVILPMGLFSHKIKTLTDLKDGDQVAVANDPVNRARGLQLYAKAGLITLTPGVGDAASLKDVTSNPRHLQFIELPAPQLARALDDVKVAQVSYTFLIASGGDPRSVLIEDGANNPHYALQFVSRPQDATDPKLLRFIRIFQSDDERAFILKSFGGAITPAW
- a CDS encoding SulP family inorganic anion transporter codes for the protein MQRSTFALGHYIDEWSERPLREALAGMVGTFALIPEVIAFSFVAGVDPEVGLFATFIIGIVIAVCGGRPGMISGAAGSVALVVAALVHGHGLQYLLAATLLAGLIQILFGLLRLEVLMRFVSRSVRTGFVNALAILIFSAQVPQMLGVDWHTYAMIAGGLAIIYLAPRLTTAIPSPLICIVGLTALAALVPMPLRTVADLGRLPSSLPSLLWPQVPATWATLEIIAPYALAMAMVGLLESMMTASVVDDITETTSSKGRECVGLGLANVAAGLFGGIAGCGMIGQTVGNLRYGGRGRLSTLVAGVFLLLLMVALRPWIARVPVAALVAIMIMVSISTFSWTSLRTLVTHPKVSSVVMLATVAVVVATKDLALGVCVGVLLSGVFFAFKVMRLMRVESRLDEATDTRIYTVSGQIFFASADLFADAFDLRDKAARVRIDLRDAVLWDVTAVTALEGVVGKMRRHGKAVEVVGLDAASATLVRRHSGLNLA
- a CDS encoding methionine ABC transporter permease, producing the protein MFANVSSAEVMTALGQTLEMVGVAGLIGFICGLPLALLLVATSRNGIAPQTGINRVLGGIVNGVRSVPFIILLVALIPLTRLIAGSSIGTVAAIVPLAIGATPYFARIAEVSLRDVDSGLVEAVRAMGGSRLAIMREVLVPEALPGLVAGFVVTLVTLIGSSAMAGVVGAGGLGDLAIRYGYDEFDTGVIIVVVAVLIVLVCGVQFLGDRLAARFDHR